The following are from one region of the Endozoicomonas sp. 4G genome:
- a CDS encoding SprT family zinc-dependent metalloprotease, producing MSNTPCPFLPAIELRISELYCLAERHCLRRFPRPRVSLTLRGETAGQAWTEKNLLRLNKQLFKENQEHFLKHTVGHEVAHLIAHQLFGKKIRPHGKEWQWIMEVIFRLPAQRTHSYDTSNASKKPFLYRCSCEGKTIPLSAIRHNRATKGTVYLCGQCRAPLKFVEQTHCSS from the coding sequence ATGTCGAACACACCATGCCCCTTTTTGCCTGCCATTGAACTACGGATCAGTGAGCTTTACTGTCTGGCCGAGCGGCACTGTCTCAGGCGATTTCCACGGCCACGGGTCAGCCTGACTTTAAGGGGTGAAACTGCGGGTCAGGCCTGGACAGAAAAAAATCTCCTGCGTCTCAACAAGCAGCTGTTCAAAGAAAATCAGGAGCATTTTCTGAAGCATACCGTGGGCCATGAAGTCGCACATCTCATTGCCCACCAGCTGTTCGGCAAAAAGATTCGTCCCCATGGCAAAGAATGGCAATGGATTATGGAAGTCATTTTCAGGCTACCGGCCCAGAGAACCCATAGCTACGACACCAGCAACGCCAGTAAAAAACCGTTTTTATACCGTTGCAGCTGCGAAGGAAAGACCATTCCACTGAGCGCCATTCGCCACAACAGGGCAACAAAAGGTACGGTCTATCTTTGCGGCCAGTGCCGGGCACCTTTGAAATTTGTTGAACAGACCCACTGTTCAAGTTAG
- a CDS encoding transposase, whose protein sequence is MLQGIRLKANPTDQQKLVLSQWMGCARFIWNAKCDEHRYYSTYAKKYCPIGTYAPVDAKAAHFKSEELSPWLSDCPSQIIRNSATNWYKTYRKYMNGLCGKPKKKAKTDKGSIYLTNEVFRFDICEDGVTRLFIGTKTNNIGYLSFKTHRPFNEPKSIYIRKEAGQYSVSFCYDDGSEEPATEKEHLEYLKGASKEWLEEHVIGVDRGVVIPVHTGVKPYDFTENQTKNMDKRQRYLKRFQRRLSRQTKGSNRRQKTKNRISRQHKKVANIRQDFCHKTSRKMVDSKARVIVFEDLKTSKMTRRPKAKKDQNGKFISNKAKQKAGLNKAILNVGWHFLETYTRYKAAKAGKAVFKVPAPFTSQECADCGHTHPDNRKTQELFLCGQCGHFDNADRNASIVIKKRAIRFFMDSGTELVGKGIPVLTKGRGAKCKSGKGKPSSAARNETSKKKKTVTTPVACLVLEARSFRGE, encoded by the coding sequence ATGCTTCAAGGTATCCGACTCAAAGCCAATCCAACAGATCAGCAAAAGCTGGTTCTGTCTCAGTGGATGGGCTGCGCTCGGTTTATCTGGAATGCAAAATGTGATGAACATCGCTATTACAGCACTTACGCAAAAAAATACTGCCCCATAGGTACGTATGCCCCTGTTGACGCAAAGGCAGCCCATTTCAAAAGCGAAGAGTTATCACCCTGGTTATCCGATTGTCCCAGTCAGATAATCAGAAACTCGGCTACCAACTGGTATAAGACCTACCGGAAGTACATGAATGGCTTGTGCGGCAAACCAAAGAAAAAAGCCAAGACAGACAAGGGTAGCATTTACCTCACCAATGAAGTGTTCCGGTTCGATATCTGTGAAGATGGTGTAACCCGTCTTTTCATTGGTACAAAGACCAACAATATTGGTTATTTGTCGTTTAAAACTCATCGCCCATTCAACGAACCAAAATCCATTTACATTAGAAAAGAGGCTGGTCAGTACTCCGTTTCTTTCTGTTATGACGATGGATCAGAAGAACCAGCAACAGAAAAAGAGCATTTGGAATACCTTAAAGGTGCTTCCAAAGAGTGGCTGGAAGAGCATGTTATCGGCGTCGATCGAGGTGTTGTTATACCTGTTCATACTGGCGTTAAGCCTTACGACTTTACAGAAAACCAGACAAAGAACATGGATAAGCGCCAGCGATACCTAAAGAGGTTTCAGCGTCGTTTGTCTCGCCAAACCAAAGGCTCTAACCGTCGTCAGAAAACAAAGAACAGGATTAGCAGGCAGCACAAGAAAGTAGCCAACATTCGGCAAGATTTCTGTCACAAAACCAGCCGTAAAATGGTTGACAGCAAGGCCAGGGTCATTGTTTTCGAAGATCTGAAAACCTCAAAAATGACTCGCAGGCCAAAAGCAAAAAAAGATCAAAACGGAAAGTTCATCTCCAACAAGGCGAAACAAAAAGCCGGACTGAACAAGGCCATTCTCAACGTAGGATGGCACTTCTTGGAAACCTATACCCGATATAAAGCAGCAAAAGCAGGCAAAGCTGTATTCAAAGTGCCTGCACCCTTTACGAGTCAAGAGTGTGCTGATTGCGGTCACACTCACCCCGACAACCGCAAGACACAAGAACTGTTTCTTTGCGGTCAATGTGGACACTTTGACAACGCTGACAGAAACGCCAGCATCGTAATCAAGAAACGAGCAATTAGGTTTTTTATGGACTCTGGAACGGAGTTGGTTGGCAAAGGAATTCCTGTGCTGACTAAAGGACGTGGAGCGAAATGTAAGTCGGGAAAGGGCAAGCCCTCTTCCGCAGCTCGCAATGAAACGTCAAAAAAGAAAAAAACGGTAACTACTCCGGTAGCTTGCTTAGTATTGGAAGCTCGCTCCTTTAGGGGCGAGTAG
- a CDS encoding Yip1 family protein → MILSHFWGLIFHPEEEWSSIREHPPGIIRLYLGQVIWLAALPAICTYLGTTQNGWTLPGSDQVIKLTETSAAYMAFFAWLAILAGVAVMGAFIHWMAETFGSKVTLAQALAFSCYAAAPLFLAGLCGLYPSIWLTIVAGTIAASCSAWMLYSGLPTFMQIPKEQGFVYASSVLCIGLVVLVSIMITTVIFWGIGIGPEYIQSH, encoded by the coding sequence ATGATATTAAGTCATTTCTGGGGACTTATCTTTCATCCGGAAGAAGAGTGGAGCAGTATTCGGGAACACCCTCCCGGCATTATCCGTCTCTATCTGGGCCAGGTCATCTGGCTGGCAGCCCTGCCTGCCATCTGCACTTACCTGGGAACTACTCAAAACGGCTGGACACTGCCGGGCAGTGATCAGGTAATCAAGTTAACTGAAACCAGCGCGGCTTACATGGCATTTTTTGCCTGGCTGGCCATACTGGCTGGCGTTGCCGTTATGGGGGCTTTCATCCACTGGATGGCAGAAACCTTTGGCAGCAAAGTAACTCTGGCCCAGGCGCTGGCATTTAGCTGTTATGCCGCAGCCCCCCTTTTCCTGGCAGGACTCTGCGGACTGTATCCATCGATCTGGCTGACTATCGTCGCGGGCACTATTGCCGCTTCCTGCTCGGCCTGGATGCTGTACTCCGGTCTGCCGACGTTTATGCAGATACCTAAGGAGCAGGGATTTGTCTATGCCAGCTCAGTGCTTTGCATCGGGTTGGTTGTTCTGGTCTCCATTATGATTACTACTGTGATTTTCTGGGGTATAGGGATAGGCCCTGAATACATCCAGAGTCACTGA
- a CDS encoding glucosaminidase domain-containing protein, with amino-acid sequence MMTRIDRYFLLLLAGLVALSSWYNRDLQTVKDPAAKQVEKVIEQEVRTEKKVEKDIPDFAAIKEVGEKKSQFFAYMKLMIDEENERLAGIRQKIKSLREKPALHETEEQWLLDTAQAFRVDKALKVSDELYNDLLNRVDEIPVSLALVQAANESAWGTSRFAVEANNYFGQWCFTPGCGVIPGERPEGATYEVRKFSSPAESVRSYMFNLNTSHHYEGLRELRSKRKLVGQPVTGPILAHGLYAYSSRGVDYVEELIAMIESNDLLKYDLAAHADQY; translated from the coding sequence ATGATGACTAGAATTGATCGTTATTTTCTTTTGCTGCTGGCTGGGCTTGTGGCTCTGTCGAGTTGGTACAACAGAGATTTGCAGACGGTTAAGGACCCCGCAGCGAAACAGGTGGAAAAAGTCATTGAGCAGGAGGTCAGGACTGAGAAAAAAGTTGAGAAGGACATTCCCGACTTTGCCGCCATCAAGGAAGTCGGAGAGAAGAAAAGCCAGTTCTTTGCCTACATGAAGCTCATGATTGACGAGGAGAATGAGCGTCTGGCAGGTATCCGTCAGAAAATTAAAAGCCTCAGGGAAAAGCCGGCTCTGCATGAAACGGAAGAACAGTGGTTGTTGGATACCGCCCAGGCGTTCAGAGTGGATAAAGCGCTTAAAGTCAGTGATGAGCTTTATAATGACCTGCTGAACAGGGTGGATGAGATTCCGGTATCCCTGGCTCTGGTGCAGGCGGCCAACGAGTCGGCCTGGGGAACTTCAAGGTTTGCCGTCGAAGCGAATAATTACTTTGGCCAGTGGTGTTTTACTCCGGGTTGCGGCGTGATTCCCGGTGAGCGCCCGGAAGGTGCGACTTACGAAGTCAGGAAGTTTTCTTCACCGGCTGAATCGGTTCGCTCGTATATGTTCAATCTCAATACCAGTCACCATTATGAGGGCTTAAGGGAGCTGCGTTCAAAAAGAAAGTTAGTAGGGCAGCCTGTTACGGGCCCGATATTGGCCCATGGGCTTTATGCTTACTCCTCGCGAGGGGTCGATTACGTGGAAGAGTTGATCGCCATGATCGAGAGTAATGATTTGCTGAAGTACGATTTGGCGGCACACGCTGACCAATATTAA
- the ttcA gene encoding tRNA 2-thiocytidine(32) synthetase TtcA codes for MQSQTKSAKTHFNKLQKRLRREVGQAIAEYNMIEDGDRIMVCLSGGKDSYTLLDILLNLKTYAPVNFDVIAVNLDQKQPGFPEHVLPEYLESLNVEYRIVEEDTYSIVKEKVPEGKTTCALCSRLRRGILYRTAGELKATKIALGHHRDDILETLFLNMFYAGKMKAMPPKLVSDDGQHTVIRPLAFCREKDIIRFSEFKAFPIIPCNLCGSQENLQRQAIKAMFTEWDKRFPGRMESMFRALRNVAPSHLADSSLFDFKNLTADGQPVEDGDTAFDPVDVPLTFRDENDEDEKPEQAAMVNIVNL; via the coding sequence ATGCAAAGCCAGACAAAAAGCGCAAAAACCCACTTCAACAAGCTACAGAAGCGCCTGAGACGCGAGGTTGGCCAGGCCATCGCCGAATACAACATGATAGAGGACGGTGACCGCATCATGGTCTGCCTGTCAGGAGGGAAAGACAGCTATACCTTGCTGGATATCCTGCTGAATCTGAAGACCTACGCACCGGTCAATTTTGACGTTATTGCCGTCAACCTGGATCAGAAACAACCCGGCTTTCCTGAGCATGTTCTGCCTGAGTACCTTGAAAGCCTGAATGTTGAATATCGCATTGTCGAAGAAGATACCTACTCCATTGTCAAAGAGAAAGTGCCTGAAGGCAAAACCACATGCGCACTCTGCTCACGCCTGCGCCGTGGCATCCTGTACCGCACAGCCGGCGAGCTGAAAGCCACCAAAATTGCCCTGGGCCATCACCGGGATGATATTCTGGAAACCCTGTTCCTGAATATGTTTTACGCTGGCAAGATGAAAGCCATGCCTCCCAAGCTGGTCAGTGATGACGGTCAGCACACGGTGATACGCCCCCTGGCCTTCTGCCGCGAAAAAGATATTATCCGCTTTTCTGAGTTCAAGGCATTTCCGATTATTCCCTGCAACCTTTGTGGCTCTCAGGAAAATCTTCAGAGACAGGCGATCAAGGCCATGTTCACCGAGTGGGACAAGCGTTTCCCCGGCAGGATGGAGAGTATGTTCAGGGCCCTGAGAAATGTCGCCCCTTCTCACCTGGCGGACAGCTCACTGTTTGATTTCAAGAACCTGACAGCGGATGGCCAGCCTGTTGAAGATGGCGACACTGCTTTTGATCCGGTGGATGTGCCTCTGACCTTCAGGGATGAAAACGATGAAGACGAAAAACCCGAACAGGCTGCAATGGTGAACATTGTGAACCTCTGA
- a CDS encoding TraR/DksA family transcriptional regulator produces the protein MADYEKLKVWLLSRREELNIRLGNISKDVTRRASADWSEQAQERENDEVIDQLGNDARAELNLVNKALDRMNHDDYGFCTSCGDEIVEARLAAMPYADLCIKCAEKRDQAS, from the coding sequence ATGGCTGATTACGAGAAATTGAAAGTCTGGTTATTGTCTCGCAGAGAAGAGTTGAATATTCGTCTCGGAAACATCAGTAAAGATGTGACTCGCAGGGCCAGTGCCGATTGGTCAGAACAGGCGCAGGAGAGGGAGAATGACGAGGTGATTGATCAGCTGGGTAATGATGCCAGGGCCGAGCTTAACCTGGTTAACAAAGCACTGGATCGCATGAATCATGATGATTACGGTTTTTGTACCAGTTGTGGTGATGAAATAGTCGAAGCCCGCCTGGCTGCCATGCCTTATGCTGATCTTTGCATCAAGTGTGCAGAAAAGCGGGATCAGGCCAGCTGA
- the fnr gene encoding fumarate/nitrate reduction transcriptional regulator Fnr translates to MTSKPNVRQPSHVACRDCSLSSLCLPLALSLQDIDQLDRIIKRGRPLKKGEYLFLEGDPFTSVFAVRSGAIKTYTATNEGEEQITSFYLPSEILGLSGMDTDVFPVSAQAMETTMICEIPFEQLEVLSDQFPELRRHMMRLMSKKIREDQQMMMLLSKKNADERIATFLINLASRFRRRGFSSQSFRLSMSRNEMGNYLGLAVETVSRVFTRFQKNGLILAVGKEIEIRDPVQLCQLAGGKSVDIEQIISTP, encoded by the coding sequence ATGACGTCAAAGCCCAATGTACGACAACCTAGCCATGTGGCCTGTAGAGACTGTAGCCTTAGCTCTCTCTGTCTGCCGCTGGCATTGAGTCTACAAGACATTGACCAGCTTGATCGCATCATCAAGCGAGGCCGCCCTCTCAAGAAGGGGGAGTATCTTTTTCTGGAAGGAGACCCGTTCACCAGTGTCTTCGCTGTTCGCTCCGGAGCCATAAAAACCTATACCGCCACCAATGAAGGTGAAGAACAGATTACCTCTTTTTATCTTCCCAGCGAGATATTGGGTTTGAGTGGTATGGATACTGATGTCTTCCCGGTTTCTGCACAGGCTATGGAAACCACCATGATCTGTGAGATCCCTTTTGAGCAGCTGGAAGTACTATCCGACCAATTCCCGGAATTGCGTCGTCATATGATGCGCCTGATGAGCAAGAAGATTCGGGAAGATCAGCAAATGATGATGCTACTGTCCAAGAAAAATGCTGATGAGAGGATTGCCACCTTCCTGATCAACCTGGCCAGCCGTTTCCGTCGCCGGGGCTTCTCATCTCAGTCATTCCGGCTGTCCATGTCCCGCAACGAAATGGGGAACTACCTGGGACTGGCTGTAGAAACCGTTAGCCGGGTATTTACCCGATTCCAGAAAAACGGTTTGATTCTGGCCGTGGGCAAAGAAATTGAGATACGCGACCCGGTTCAGTTATGCCAGCTGGCGGGCGGGAAGTCTGTCGATATAGAACAGATTATCTCTACCCCGTAA
- a CDS encoding autotransporter outer membrane beta-barrel domain-containing protein, producing MVGKPLKLSLVLVMLLAAAVLPGPVLAIDPALIVTGGTTLLGAGLGGLSYKFGQWLFSPDSGGEEKSAPVLVEPISFFNPGEDKPYELTLKLLEGYGGDGDGEGGGEARVHEKPDSESSDIPLSSKKPEKPEKSEKSEKPEKPEKQNDSVKSAQEKRVVIKVEKGAASRALQSMIDQPLPEAGKVLYHPTPSAQATLNATRHLEMASTQALFSQLSDLRQILDFYRNGQAFPVNHAALDQRTLNEGYQTFTETLHSDQGSQWHSFVQVYGSKSHYSSLPDLEGMNANSYGLNAGVFRQATENTIVGMMLGTRTTSAVFQQKLGSGSVESVHLGPFLSWQKGPWQFDGALTVATQQYDSRRYVDGRRLRAYRSGTEWNAYSALGYDIDMSHWLDALTVTPMVEFLYHHSESDRFREKGLPGETLAVGGQAFDQWLLRLGSDFVLLNEVGGKPSALKLSVGYQQQTVLSGNSRYTVNGAQQQGSLEHVAQEINDTGLYLSLGYHARMSEQSAMSINYMAIRSCRSSSNGLQLSYSRAF from the coding sequence ATGGTCGGAAAACCGCTTAAATTATCTTTAGTTTTGGTCATGCTGTTGGCAGCCGCTGTGTTGCCTGGGCCCGTGCTGGCTATTGATCCGGCTTTAATCGTGACCGGAGGAACGACCCTGCTGGGGGCGGGGCTTGGAGGGCTCTCCTATAAGTTTGGTCAATGGCTGTTCAGCCCGGACAGCGGCGGTGAGGAGAAATCTGCTCCGGTACTGGTTGAGCCGATCTCTTTCTTTAACCCCGGTGAGGACAAACCTTATGAACTGACTCTCAAGCTTCTTGAAGGTTATGGCGGTGACGGAGACGGTGAGGGGGGTGGCGAAGCCAGGGTTCATGAGAAACCTGATTCCGAATCCAGTGATATCCCCCTCAGCTCTAAAAAGCCAGAAAAGCCTGAAAAGTCTGAAAAGTCTGAAAAGCCTGAAAAGCCTGAAAAACAGAATGACTCAGTAAAAAGTGCTCAGGAAAAACGGGTAGTCATTAAGGTGGAAAAAGGGGCTGCCAGTCGTGCGCTACAGTCAATGATCGATCAGCCTTTACCTGAAGCTGGAAAAGTACTCTATCATCCGACTCCCAGCGCCCAAGCGACATTAAATGCGACACGTCATCTGGAAATGGCTTCTACCCAGGCCCTGTTCAGCCAGTTGAGTGATCTTCGTCAGATTCTGGATTTCTATCGTAATGGTCAGGCTTTTCCTGTTAATCATGCAGCTCTGGATCAACGAACTCTGAATGAGGGTTACCAAACATTCACTGAGACGTTGCACAGTGATCAGGGCAGCCAGTGGCACAGTTTTGTTCAGGTTTATGGTTCCAAGTCCCACTATTCATCATTGCCTGATTTAGAGGGAATGAATGCCAACAGCTACGGGTTGAATGCTGGAGTGTTCAGGCAAGCCACGGAAAATACCATTGTCGGCATGATGTTGGGTACCCGGACTACGTCAGCTGTTTTTCAGCAGAAATTGGGCTCGGGCTCGGTAGAGTCTGTACACTTGGGTCCGTTCCTGTCCTGGCAGAAGGGGCCATGGCAATTTGACGGTGCCCTGACTGTTGCTACCCAACAATACGACAGCAGGCGTTATGTCGATGGTCGCCGACTTCGAGCTTATCGATCAGGTACCGAGTGGAATGCTTACAGTGCCCTGGGGTATGACATTGACATGAGTCACTGGCTCGATGCTCTTACCGTCACGCCCATGGTTGAGTTTCTCTATCATCACTCAGAGTCGGACCGCTTCAGAGAGAAAGGGCTGCCTGGTGAAACGCTGGCTGTGGGTGGGCAAGCTTTCGATCAATGGCTTCTACGATTAGGGAGTGACTTTGTTTTATTGAATGAAGTTGGCGGTAAACCCTCAGCCCTGAAGCTTTCTGTGGGCTACCAGCAGCAGACTGTGTTAAGTGGGAATTCCAGATACACCGTCAATGGCGCTCAGCAACAAGGGTCATTAGAACACGTGGCTCAGGAGATCAACGACACGGGGCTGTATCTGAGTCTGGGTTACCATGCCCGAATGTCCGAGCAATCCGCTATGAGTATCAATTATATGGCGATTCGATCCTGTCGCAGCAGCAGTAACGGCCTTCAGCTGAGTTATAGCCGGGCTTTTTAA
- the hemN gene encoding oxygen-independent coproporphyrinogen III oxidase, whose protein sequence is MITAPVWDTGLIKKYDLSGPRYTSYPTAVQFQEGFNLTHYESSAWRSSAINKPLSLYVHIPFCSHVCYYCACNKIVTKHRSRAEEYLDYLFREIDLQASLFGQEQRVEQLHFGGGTPTFLSPDQISAVMDKLRSAFNFGAKSHCDFSIELDPREVDWVMMSRLRDEGFNRISIGVQDLDEKVQKAINRVQPEEQVQSVLDAARTMTFKSVHMDLIYGLPHQTVEGFMNTVNRVIEMSPDRLSLFNYAHLPHRFKPQRRINEADLPSSEEKLDILHRATEKLVERGYVYIGMDHFALPDDELAIAQETGTLHRNFQGYTTHSHCDLVAMGVSSISKVGSVYAQNHVDMEAYQHSIDEGRLPIYRGLTMTHDDEIRQSVINELICHFKLDFAEVEERYNLQFRDYFSDALAALRPMADDGLLALTEQGINIEPRGKMLIRNICMQFDGYFKQQIQQQQNLYSKVI, encoded by the coding sequence ATGATTACAGCCCCCGTATGGGATACAGGTCTGATCAAAAAGTACGACCTCAGTGGCCCGAGATATACGTCCTACCCTACTGCTGTTCAGTTTCAGGAGGGGTTTAATCTCACGCACTATGAATCCAGCGCCTGGAGAAGCAGTGCCATCAATAAACCCTTGTCCCTTTACGTGCACATCCCTTTTTGCAGCCACGTCTGCTACTACTGTGCCTGCAACAAGATAGTCACCAAACACCGCTCCAGAGCCGAAGAGTACCTCGACTACCTGTTTCGTGAAATCGACCTGCAAGCCAGCCTGTTTGGGCAGGAGCAGAGGGTAGAGCAACTTCATTTTGGTGGCGGCACTCCGACGTTTCTGAGCCCGGACCAGATTTCTGCGGTGATGGACAAGCTAAGATCAGCCTTTAACTTCGGCGCCAAAAGTCATTGCGATTTTTCCATTGAGCTGGATCCCCGTGAGGTGGATTGGGTCATGATGTCCCGTCTCCGTGATGAGGGCTTTAACCGCATCAGCATCGGTGTGCAGGATCTGGATGAGAAGGTTCAGAAAGCCATCAACCGGGTACAACCTGAAGAACAGGTACAGTCTGTTCTGGATGCGGCCCGGACGATGACCTTCAAGTCAGTGCATATGGACTTGATCTACGGCCTGCCCCATCAGACCGTCGAAGGTTTTATGAATACCGTCAACCGCGTGATCGAGATGTCGCCGGATCGACTGTCATTATTTAACTACGCTCACCTGCCACACCGTTTCAAACCACAAAGAAGAATTAACGAAGCTGACCTGCCTTCCTCTGAGGAAAAACTTGATATTCTGCATCGGGCCACTGAAAAGCTGGTAGAGCGAGGCTACGTCTACATTGGCATGGATCACTTTGCCCTGCCCGATGACGAGCTGGCTATTGCCCAGGAAACTGGCACCCTGCACCGGAACTTCCAGGGCTATACCACACACAGCCACTGTGACCTGGTAGCCATGGGTGTTTCTTCCATCAGCAAGGTGGGCAGTGTTTATGCGCAAAACCATGTCGATATGGAGGCTTATCAACACTCAATCGATGAAGGCCGCCTTCCGATTTACCGTGGTTTAACCATGACCCATGATGATGAGATCCGCCAGAGTGTCATTAACGAGCTGATCTGTCATTTCAAACTGGACTTTGCTGAAGTTGAAGAGCGTTACAACCTCCAGTTCAGAGACTATTTCTCTGATGCACTGGCAGCACTCAGACCCATGGCCGACGATGGCTTGCTTGCTTTGACTGAGCAGGGAATTAACATTGAGCCCAGAGGCAAGATGCTGATCAGAAATATCTGTATGCAGTTTGATGGTTATTTCAAACAACAGATACAACAACAGCAAAACCTCTATTCAAAGGTTATTTGA
- a CDS encoding divalent metal cation transporter: MSSNNLSYEKTSTGSAVAGKNNKWSALGPGIMVAAAAIGGSHIVASTQAGAHFGWQLVGLVILINLLKYPFFQFGARYTAATGESLMAGYGRLGKGWLALFLALNSFVGVVNIAALMGLTAALLTWVAPGVSSQVLVSVIAGVSLLIILLGHYTLVDRVTKLIVVLLSVVTVLAALVAFGQGPVAPTDFVSPSPWTMASVGFLVALMGWMPAPIEVSAMNSVWSMSKKKERGYLSVKDALFDMNLGYVVTAVLALFFLAMGATVLHGSGVEPAASSAAFTQQLVSMYSSTIGPWSSWLVVIAAICCIYSSALTCIDGYSRTIFSAWLNLQQRDTDETEKPLLILVVTALALIVVLMFPGTMLSMVKFGMIVAFLTTPVFAWLNYRLIQSEQVPEQHRPGKALTFWAQLGMVFLFGFAGFFIWWQWLM, encoded by the coding sequence ATGTCTTCAAATAACCTTTCGTATGAAAAAACCTCAACCGGTTCCGCCGTTGCTGGCAAAAATAACAAATGGTCAGCACTGGGTCCTGGCATTATGGTGGCTGCTGCGGCCATCGGTGGTTCCCATATTGTCGCATCGACCCAAGCAGGTGCTCACTTCGGCTGGCAGCTGGTGGGCCTGGTGATTCTTATTAACCTTTTGAAATATCCCTTTTTCCAGTTTGGTGCCCGTTATACGGCTGCTACCGGTGAGTCTTTGATGGCGGGCTATGGTCGTCTGGGTAAAGGCTGGCTAGCTCTGTTTCTGGCGCTGAACAGTTTTGTCGGGGTCGTGAACATAGCCGCATTGATGGGCTTGACGGCAGCACTTCTGACCTGGGTGGCACCCGGAGTGTCCAGTCAGGTGTTGGTCTCAGTAATAGCAGGTGTCAGTCTGCTGATTATTCTGCTGGGTCATTACACACTGGTTGACAGAGTGACCAAGCTGATTGTTGTGTTGCTTTCTGTAGTGACTGTCCTGGCTGCCCTGGTCGCTTTTGGTCAGGGACCTGTTGCGCCGACTGATTTTGTCAGCCCAAGCCCCTGGACCATGGCCTCGGTCGGGTTTCTGGTGGCCTTGATGGGATGGATGCCGGCCCCGATCGAAGTATCGGCCATGAATTCTGTATGGAGCATGAGCAAGAAAAAAGAGCGTGGGTACCTGAGTGTGAAAGATGCCCTGTTTGATATGAACCTTGGTTATGTGGTTACCGCTGTTCTGGCTTTGTTCTTCCTGGCTATGGGAGCCACGGTACTACACGGCAGTGGTGTTGAGCCGGCGGCGAGCAGTGCCGCTTTCACCCAGCAGCTGGTGTCTATGTATTCCTCGACCATTGGCCCCTGGAGTAGCTGGCTGGTTGTTATTGCTGCTATATGCTGCATTTACAGCTCTGCGCTGACCTGTATTGACGGTTACAGTCGTACAATTTTCAGTGCCTGGCTGAACCTCCAGCAGCGTGACACCGATGAGACTGAAAAGCCGCTACTGATTTTAGTGGTCACTGCTCTGGCATTGATCGTCGTTCTGATGTTCCCCGGGACTATGCTGTCTATGGTTAAATTCGGCATGATTGTCGCTTTTCTGACCACTCCTGTTTTTGCCTGGTTAAACTATCGCCTGATCCAGTCTGAACAGGTTCCTGAGCAGCATCGTCCCGGAAAGGCGCTGACTTTCTGGGCCCAGCTGGGAATGGTGTTCCTGTTTGGCTTCGCCGGATTTTTTATCTGGTGGCAATGGTTGATGTAA
- a CDS encoding 4'-phosphopantetheinyl transferase superfamily protein, with amino-acid sequence MIDALSENSNLHGLKDVDRQIPWPHLMKQNMCFTSGRFDQSIVCEATIASLTQSLPESYFSSVKSRRAEYLAGRMCAADAINRLLGCWLTPGSSISGAPIWPEGVVGSLSHSDHNVASVVMSTYGRLKGIGLDLEQIVPYDQIDALVDLVLLPDERKRFVVKEFSRWLQRINTSMVFSLKESLFKALYPLVGKLFYFDAAEVLNCTLGGLAYLRVIENLSPSYGHGFQACGYSCLYRGNILTIVYV; translated from the coding sequence ATGATTGATGCATTATCAGAGAACAGTAATCTTCATGGTTTGAAGGATGTAGATCGGCAAATTCCATGGCCCCATTTAATGAAGCAGAATATGTGTTTTACCTCAGGGCGGTTTGATCAAAGTATTGTTTGCGAAGCTACAATAGCTAGCTTGACCCAATCGCTGCCGGAATCGTATTTTTCTTCTGTCAAAAGCCGTAGGGCTGAGTATTTAGCGGGAAGAATGTGCGCTGCTGATGCAATAAATCGGTTACTAGGTTGCTGGTTAACACCCGGTAGTAGTATATCAGGTGCACCCATCTGGCCGGAAGGCGTAGTGGGTTCTCTCAGCCACAGTGATCATAATGTTGCTTCTGTCGTGATGAGTACTTATGGTCGATTGAAGGGTATCGGGCTTGATTTGGAGCAAATTGTACCTTATGACCAGATAGATGCGCTGGTGGATTTGGTATTATTGCCTGATGAAAGAAAACGATTTGTTGTAAAAGAGTTTTCGCGTTGGCTACAGAGAATAAATACCTCCATGGTTTTTTCTCTTAAAGAGAGTCTTTTCAAAGCATTATATCCGCTGGTCGGTAAGCTCTTTTATTTTGATGCTGCAGAGGTTCTGAATTGTACTTTAGGTGGGCTTGCGTATCTGCGGGTTATTGAAAATTTATCACCATCATATGGACATGGTTTTCAAGCATGTGGATACAGTTGTCTTTATAGAGGTAATATATTAACTATTGTATATGTTTGA